The following proteins are encoded in a genomic region of Salminus brasiliensis chromosome 17, fSalBra1.hap2, whole genome shotgun sequence:
- the LOC140538270 gene encoding FYN-binding protein 1 isoform X1: MGENVDVKALRARFAQTQAQKSSGGGGPSPRSSVVGHVPDLSANGVVRNKPVTPPRQVLPLNSTSEPKRNIQPPHGVYPKPPPFHRMGAKEEAMTPLTQPEVPGRVKQTGELLQTRMLKHHGDGKLNTSPRLPLPSQRSISEVPPLRKPLPTVGQRPSKPKRPPSVNLDYWRKKKTASLPVRQETISSRAPERPPNKPTMLAQNKSSFSNTNIDHDHEDTYDDIDLPPPPPPPPKLFSRESGTDSFSSLAEEDSDQSETYESIDMDGQPAITGKKKQKDLKRQQELEKKEQKERIKKENEYRKKFKLTGDVEVLHMARVREDWQGGKNDLRVRMGENVEIVRVENNPGGKWLARNMNGEYGYISNTCVDVDYEEVKRKLLHSAALSSLPPPVHEDEDVYDDIGSESLNSSFTMGGEVYDDVDVIPDEFPLPPPEICHDPKKSKKLEKEEKEFRKKFKLDGPIKVLCCMMVDPNANIKKSSGKDLSVRRGEILEVIQQTNEKRVLCRNEQGKYGYVPRSYLLQAESEIYDDIDNSIDVYDNDASTPGHLRS, translated from the exons GGGGAGAATGTGGACGTCAAGGCCTTGAGGGCCAGATTTGCACAGACACAAGCACAAAAGtcttctggaggaggaggaccTTCTCCACGATCTTCTGTGGTTGGCCATGTGCCGGACTTATCAGCCAATGGAGTGGTCAGAAACAAACCTGTAACGCCTCCTAggcaagttcttccactgaaCTCCACCAGTGAACCCAAGAGGAATATCCAGCCTCCACATGGAGTTTACCCCAAACCACCACCCTTTCACCGTATGGGAGCCAAGGAGGAGGCTATGACACCCCTCACACAGCCTGAAGTCCCAGGGAGAGTAAAACAGACAGGGGAGCTTCTCCAGACCAGGATGCTTAAGCATCATGGTGATGGGAAGCTCAATACATCACCCAGACTTCCACTGCCCAGTCAAAGGAGCATTTCTGAAGTGCCGCCCCTGAGAAAGCCACTTCCTACTGTCGGGCAGCGACCTTCGAAGCCAAAGCGACCTCCATCTGTCAACTTAGATTACTggcggaaaaaaaaaacagcatcactTCCAGTACGGCAAGAGACAATAAGTTCTAGAG CACCAGAGCGGCCACCAAATAAACCCACCATGCTGGCACAAAATAAATCTTCCTTTTCAAACAc AAACATTGATCATGATCATGAAGACACGTACGACGACATAGATTtacccccacctccacctcctcctccaaagCTGTTCTCCAGAG AATCAGGCACGGACAGTTTCTCATCTCTGGCTGAAGAG GACAGTGATCAAAGTGAAACGTATGAGAGTATCGA TATGGATGGACAGCCGGCCATCACAGgcaagaagaaacaaaaggatCTCAAACGACAGCAAgagctggaaaagaaagagcaaaaggaaagaattaaaaaagaaaatgagtaTCGTAAAAAATTTAAA CTGACTGGAGACGTGGAGGTGTTGCACATGGCTCGGGTTAGGGAGGACTGGCAGGGAGGAAAGAATGACCTCCGTGTGCGGATGGGCGAAAACGTGGAGATTGTCAGAGTGGAGAACAATCCTGGGGGGAAATGGCTGGCCCGGAACATGAATGGAGAAT ACGGTTATATCAGTAACACATGTGTTGATGTGGATTATGAAGAAGTGAAGAGgaagctgctccacagtgctgCCCTTTCTTCCTTACCTCCTCCAGTCCATGAGGACGAAGATGTCTATGATGACATCGGCTCAGAATCCCTGAACAG CAGTTTCACTATGGGCGGTG AGGTATATGATGATGTAGATGTCATACCGGATGAATTCCCTCTTCCCCCTCCTGAGATATG TCATGATCCCAAGAAGAGTAAGAAgttggagaaggaggagaaggagttTAGGAAAAAGTTTAAG CTTGATGGACCCATCAAGGTTCTTTGCTGCATGATGGTGGACCCGAATGCTAATATAAAGAAGAGCAGTGGAAAGGACCTGTCTGTCAGGCGGGGAGAGATTCTGGAGGTCATTCAGCAGACGAACGAGAAGAGAGTACTCTGCCGCAACGAACAGGGCAAAT ATGGATATGTGCCCAGAAGTTATCTTCTGCAGGC gGAAAGTGAGATTTATGATGACATTGACAACAGCATAG atgTTTATGATAATGATGCCAGCACACCTGGACATTTGAGGTCTTGA
- the LOC140538270 gene encoding FYN-binding protein 1 isoform X2 produces MGENVDVKALRARFAQTQAQKSSGGGGPSPRSSVVGHVPDLSANGVVRNKPVTPPRQVLPLNSTSEPKRNIQPPHGVYPKPPPFHRMGAKEEAMTPLTQPEVPGRVKQTGELLQTRMLKHHGDGKLNTSPRLPLPSQRSISEVPPLRKPLPTVGQRPSKPKRPPSVNLDYWRKKKTASLPVRQETISSRAPERPPNKPTMLAQNKSSFSNTNIDHDHEDTYDDIDLPPPPPPPPKLFSRESGTDSFSSLAEEDSDQSETYESIDMDGQPAITGKKKQKDLKRQQELEKKEQKERIKKENEYRKKFKLTGDVEVLHMARVREDWQGGKNDLRVRMGENVEIVRVENNPGGKWLARNMNGEYGYISNTCVDVDYEEVKRKLLHSAALSSLPPPVHEDEDVYDDIGSESLNSFTMGGEVYDDVDVIPDEFPLPPPEICHDPKKSKKLEKEEKEFRKKFKLDGPIKVLCCMMVDPNANIKKSSGKDLSVRRGEILEVIQQTNEKRVLCRNEQGKYGYVPRSYLLQAESEIYDDIDNSIDVYDNDASTPGHLRS; encoded by the exons GGGGAGAATGTGGACGTCAAGGCCTTGAGGGCCAGATTTGCACAGACACAAGCACAAAAGtcttctggaggaggaggaccTTCTCCACGATCTTCTGTGGTTGGCCATGTGCCGGACTTATCAGCCAATGGAGTGGTCAGAAACAAACCTGTAACGCCTCCTAggcaagttcttccactgaaCTCCACCAGTGAACCCAAGAGGAATATCCAGCCTCCACATGGAGTTTACCCCAAACCACCACCCTTTCACCGTATGGGAGCCAAGGAGGAGGCTATGACACCCCTCACACAGCCTGAAGTCCCAGGGAGAGTAAAACAGACAGGGGAGCTTCTCCAGACCAGGATGCTTAAGCATCATGGTGATGGGAAGCTCAATACATCACCCAGACTTCCACTGCCCAGTCAAAGGAGCATTTCTGAAGTGCCGCCCCTGAGAAAGCCACTTCCTACTGTCGGGCAGCGACCTTCGAAGCCAAAGCGACCTCCATCTGTCAACTTAGATTACTggcggaaaaaaaaaacagcatcactTCCAGTACGGCAAGAGACAATAAGTTCTAGAG CACCAGAGCGGCCACCAAATAAACCCACCATGCTGGCACAAAATAAATCTTCCTTTTCAAACAc AAACATTGATCATGATCATGAAGACACGTACGACGACATAGATTtacccccacctccacctcctcctccaaagCTGTTCTCCAGAG AATCAGGCACGGACAGTTTCTCATCTCTGGCTGAAGAG GACAGTGATCAAAGTGAAACGTATGAGAGTATCGA TATGGATGGACAGCCGGCCATCACAGgcaagaagaaacaaaaggatCTCAAACGACAGCAAgagctggaaaagaaagagcaaaaggaaagaattaaaaaagaaaatgagtaTCGTAAAAAATTTAAA CTGACTGGAGACGTGGAGGTGTTGCACATGGCTCGGGTTAGGGAGGACTGGCAGGGAGGAAAGAATGACCTCCGTGTGCGGATGGGCGAAAACGTGGAGATTGTCAGAGTGGAGAACAATCCTGGGGGGAAATGGCTGGCCCGGAACATGAATGGAGAAT ACGGTTATATCAGTAACACATGTGTTGATGTGGATTATGAAGAAGTGAAGAGgaagctgctccacagtgctgCCCTTTCTTCCTTACCTCCTCCAGTCCATGAGGACGAAGATGTCTATGATGACATCGGCTCAGAATCCCTGAACAG TTTCACTATGGGCGGTG AGGTATATGATGATGTAGATGTCATACCGGATGAATTCCCTCTTCCCCCTCCTGAGATATG TCATGATCCCAAGAAGAGTAAGAAgttggagaaggaggagaaggagttTAGGAAAAAGTTTAAG CTTGATGGACCCATCAAGGTTCTTTGCTGCATGATGGTGGACCCGAATGCTAATATAAAGAAGAGCAGTGGAAAGGACCTGTCTGTCAGGCGGGGAGAGATTCTGGAGGTCATTCAGCAGACGAACGAGAAGAGAGTACTCTGCCGCAACGAACAGGGCAAAT ATGGATATGTGCCCAGAAGTTATCTTCTGCAGGC gGAAAGTGAGATTTATGATGACATTGACAACAGCATAG atgTTTATGATAATGATGCCAGCACACCTGGACATTTGAGGTCTTGA
- the pex11g gene encoding peroxisomal membrane protein 11C yields MQTSFESVVNLLESYRGRDKVIRTLCYGSQLVGGVLAQKTGDSSQLGKSLLLFSAQLSHCRTVLRLFDDLSMVAYSQSYGLGATEQDKVIRWISVLINVADQLYYPCEHIAWAADAELIKVKSDKWWTLSCVFWGLSLLLGTLRSFRMILTLKRKARKCRQAGQDNHREDGVAITFDIQGQIWEEVLNVLSSLADLSNAIHWMPPGFLWAGQFPHWLVGLMGTFSSLIGMLQMCSSDQNASV; encoded by the exons ATGCAGACTTCCTTTGAGTCCGTGGTGAATTTACTGGAGTCCTACAGAGGAAGAGATAAAGTG ATAAGAACACTTTGCTATGGATCCCAGCTGGTTGGTGGAGTCCTGGCCCAGAAGACTGGCGACTCCTCTCAGCTTGGCAAGAGTCTCCTGCTCTTCTCCGCTCAGCTCAGCCACTGTCGAACAGTACTGCGGCTGTTTGATGACCTTTCTATGGTCGCTTACTCACAGAGTTATGGTTTAGGAGCCACG GAGCAGGACAAAGTGATACGGTGGATTTCAGTTCTGATTAATGTTGCTGACCAGCTTTATTATCCCTGTGAGCACATCGCATGGGCAGCTGATGCAGAGCTCATTAAAGTCAAATCTGACAAATGGTGGACTCTGAGCTGTGTCTTTTGGGGCCTGTCCTTACTGCTGGGCACTCTCAG GTCTTTTAGAATGATCCTAACATTAAAGAGAAAGGCACGGAAATGCAGACAGGCGGGACAAGATAATCACAG GGAAGACGGAGTTGCCATCACTTTTGACATTCAGGGGCAAATTTGGGAAGAGGTTTTGAATGTTCTGAGCAGTCTTGCAGATCTGAGCAACGCTATTCATTGGATGCCACCTGGATTTCTGTGGGCTGGCCAGTTCCCCCATTGGCTGGTGGGATTAATGGGGACCTTTTCATCTCTGATTGGAATGCTGCAGATGTGTTCCAGTGACCAGAATGCCTCTGTCTAA
- the LOC140537820 gene encoding amyloid-beta A4 precursor protein-binding family A member 1 gives MEKLADIVHSDYVTSLEDSEDEVMERSECVSHKIASAAVTAGTSTLTVVMEKAGSVTADENNHHKSPEAGNSLKSPQLEDLDSFNLIEPPPLDWRSDSSSECSLRDIDDPGSFNTDSMDAPLEELSDYGAPNMSCTPTETPSEDLTSQEMGIDDSNGNTLQTNLVEEEKEEEESPKEQVGRQDLDHSHIQTLLTQLQLFHPTPSPNDITQEPEQERPASSPDTLTDRHFSPCLLPEISALPTCPEGNIASGLLFTESHQRDLLEILEEPESKEPQVIYTAHSVDSHIGHMSQLNDHQTRYISQSGEADEMVSVSYGQDMWHSPFEDEFMVSGYSKDEVLEQWQQSKGLSSDKVSSDSGDVNAEAETQPSYKDVPGPCDPEDLLDGVIFGAKYLGSTQLQSDRNPSTNARMAQAQEAVDRIKAPEGESQPMTEVDLFISTQRIKVLSADSQEAMMDHPLQMISYIADIGNIVVLMARRKPAPRKPTDAEASSSSPPKKCWMICHVFSSEDANVIAQAIGQAFGVAYQQFLQENGLKAGELRPGEYSDYLGTQEQYNGDLVHFSRSENIREVCIKKQIGEILGVAVVESGWGSILPTVVVANLLHGGPAERSGELSIGDRIMSVNGTSLVGLPITTCHNIIRDLKNQAQVKISIVHCPPVTMAIIKRPDPKYQLGFSVEDGIICSLMRGGIAERGGIRVGHRIIEINGQSVVATPHEKIIQILSNAVGEIHLKTMPTSTYRLLTGQEQPVFL, from the exons ATGGAGAAGCTGGCAGACATTGTTCATAGTGATTATGTCACATCATTGGAAGACTCTGAAGATGAGGTCATGGAGAGATCAGAATGTGTCTCTCACAAAATAGCCTCTGCAGCAGTAACTGCAGGAACCAGTACCTTGACCGTGGTGATGGAGAAGGCCGGAAGTGTCACTGCGGATGAAAATAACCATCACAAATCCCCAGAAGCTGGGAACAGTCTTAAAAGTCCTCAGTTAGAGGATCTGGATTCCTTTAACCTAATAGAGCCCCCTCCACTGGACTGGAGGTCTGATTCTTCCAGTGAATGTTCACTTCGGGATATTGACGATCCAGGATCTTTCAATACTGACTCCATGGATGCACCATTAGAGGAACTGAGTGACTATGGAGCACCGAACATGAGCTGTACTCCAACAGAAACACCCTCAGAAGATCTTACAAGTCAAGAGATGGGAATTGATGATTCAAATGGTAATACACTTCAGACAAATCtagtggaggaggagaaggaggaggaggagagcccAAAAGAGCAGGTCGGGCGACAGGACCTGGACCACTCCCATATTCAAACGTTGCTTACTCAGCTTCAGTTGTTTCACCCGACACCTTCTCCTAATGACATTACTCAAGAACCAGAACAAGAGAGGCCAGCTTCCAGCCCTGACACTTTAACTGACAGACACTTCTCCCCGTGTTTGCTGCCAGAGATTAGTGCGTTACCGACTTGCCCTGAGGGGAACATAGCCTCTGGTCTTCTTTTCACAGAGAGTCACCAGCGAGATCTTTTAGAGATCCTGGAGGAGCCAGAGTCTAAGGAACCTCAGGTGATTTACACAGCCCATTCTGTTGACAGTCATATTGGGCACATGTCACAATTAAATGACCACCAGACAAGGTACATATCACAGAGTGGTGAGGCTGATGAAATGGTCTCTGTTTCGTACGGCCAAGATATGTGGCACAGCCCCTTTGAGGATGAGTTTATGGTCTCTGGCTACTCCAAGGACGAGGTTTTGGAACAGTGGCAGCAGTCCAAAGGTCTGTCCTCAGACAAGGTGTCTTCCGACAGTGGTGATGTG AATGCTGAAGCTGAAACCCAGCCTTCTTATAAAGATG TGCCCGGTCCTTGTGATCCTGAGGACCTTCTGGATGGAGTTATATTTGGAGCTAAATATCTGGGTTCCACGCAGCTACAATCAGACAGGAATCCCTCCACCAATGCTCGCATGGCTCAGGCACAAGAAGCTGTTGACCGCATTAAG GCACCTGAAGGAGAGTCTCAGCCGATGACTGAGGTGGACCTCTTCATTTCTACCCAGAGAATTAAGGTGTTGAGTGCAGACTCACAG gaGGCCATGATGGACCATCCACTGCAGATGATCTCCTACATAGCTGACATTGGAAACATTGTGGTCTTGATGGCACGCAGGAAGCCAGCACCTCGCAAACCTACAGATGCAGAAGCCAGTTCTTCATCACCACCCAAAAAATGCTGGATGATCTGCCATGTGTTTTCCTCTGAGGAT GCAAATGTTATAGCTCAAGCAATTGGTCAGGCTTTTGGAGTCGCATATCAGCAGTTTTTACAAGAAAATGGACTTAAAGCAGGTGAGCTACGACCAGGGGAGTACAGCGACTATCTTGGCACACAAGAACAGTATAATGGAGACCTGGTCCACTTCTCCCGGTCTGAAAACATCAGGGAG GTTTGTATAAAGAAGCAGATCGGAGAGATCTTGGGTGTGGCAGTGGTAGAATCTGGGTGGGGCTCCATCTTGCCCACAGTTGTGGTGGCCAACCTGCTGCATGGAGGCCCCGCCGAACGCTCAGGAGAGCTAAGCATCGGAGACCGCATCATGTCTGTGAATGGCACCAGCCTGGTGGGCCTGCCCATCACCACCTGCCACAACATTATCCGG GACTTGAAAAATCAAGCCCAGGTGAAGATCAGCATAGTCCACTGCCCCCCTGTAACCATGGCCATCATTAAGCGACCAGACCCTAAATACCAACTGGGCTTCAGCGTGGAGGATGGCATT ATTTGCAGTTTAATGCGTGGAGGCATTGCCGAGAGGGGTGGTATTCGGGTTGGCCATCgcattattgaaataaatggaCAAAGTGTAGTAGCCACACCTCATGAAAAAATCATCCAGATCCTCAGTAACGCAGTGGGAGAG ATTCATTTGAAGACCATGCCAACATCTACATATCGTCTTTTAACCGGACAAGAGCAGCCTGTGTTTCTCTAA